In the Thermococcus sp. MAR1 genome, one interval contains:
- a CDS encoding dolichyl-phosphate-mannose--protein mannosyltransferase: MDWRRVLFIAISAVILLGSFWYLYDFASRSDLRDYIGDEVWYVPASRNVLHRLGVDLHYVNETTNSAGINVIFSNTSVRIKYQYDVEKIALRYNATYEMEYLKFPGVYFEIPVDKVDGFLNALSAEIPADAYYVVPGYRYPDKENIQNYLNTEHPFLGKDIIMLGMLVEDKPINWRLPGIIAFVLIGVLVVLATYRISGSYLAALIALIFTVADPTLEATAVTAMLDIHVALFVALFTTLLVYERKKSSAFAVGLAAAAKLSGVFGYPVLLVKAFKGERKLTGFLLTIAVFPALGFLLPNLIAVKVVGFEKWLDDFLGSFRWHLSNKGGHPAASPVWEWFINRKAFPFHYNPNIFAQTDPFLLLSMVLFILALPWLYRRRGKLLIPYGVFWSTVGFFVLQYLLGGTTQFSFYATVLVPPAAIVMGVALKELLRWEAFTDSLWLYIEWLFEVKDRIRLRLGR; the protein is encoded by the coding sequence ATGGACTGGAGGAGAGTCCTCTTCATCGCGATTTCAGCCGTCATACTGCTCGGTTCATTCTGGTATCTCTACGACTTCGCATCCCGTTCTGACCTAAGGGACTACATCGGGGACGAGGTCTGGTACGTCCCTGCCAGCAGAAACGTTCTCCACAGGCTTGGGGTTGATCTTCACTACGTGAACGAAACGACGAACTCGGCTGGAATAAACGTCATCTTCTCAAACACAAGCGTTCGGATAAAATACCAGTACGACGTTGAGAAGATAGCCCTCCGGTACAACGCAACCTACGAGATGGAGTATCTCAAGTTTCCGGGCGTTTACTTCGAGATACCGGTGGATAAAGTGGACGGCTTCCTCAACGCCCTGTCCGCAGAGATACCTGCGGATGCCTACTACGTAGTCCCCGGCTACAGGTATCCAGACAAGGAGAACATCCAGAACTACCTCAACACCGAGCACCCCTTCCTGGGGAAGGACATCATAATGCTCGGCATGCTCGTCGAGGACAAGCCCATAAACTGGCGCCTGCCGGGAATAATCGCCTTCGTCCTGATAGGCGTTCTGGTCGTTCTCGCAACGTACAGGATAAGCGGCAGCTACCTCGCGGCGCTCATAGCCCTCATCTTCACCGTCGCGGACCCGACCCTCGAAGCTACCGCCGTAACGGCCATGCTGGACATCCACGTGGCCCTCTTCGTGGCATTGTTCACAACGTTGCTGGTCTATGAGCGGAAAAAATCTTCGGCCTTTGCTGTCGGCCTTGCCGCTGCCGCCAAGCTCAGCGGGGTGTTCGGTTATCCCGTGCTCCTGGTAAAGGCTTTCAAGGGCGAACGGAAGCTGACGGGCTTTCTGCTCACCATAGCCGTCTTCCCAGCCCTGGGATTTCTTCTCCCCAATTTGATAGCAGTTAAGGTTGTTGGATTTGAAAAATGGTTGGATGATTTTTTGGGCAGCTTCCGCTGGCACCTCTCGAACAAGGGCGGCCATCCTGCGGCTTCGCCGGTCTGGGAGTGGTTCATAAACAGGAAGGCCTTCCCATTCCACTACAACCCCAACATATTCGCCCAGACGGACCCGTTCCTGCTCCTCAGCATGGTTCTGTTCATACTCGCCCTTCCCTGGCTGTACCGGAGGCGGGGTAAGCTGTTGATTCCCTACGGGGTGTTCTGGAGCACGGTTGGGTTCTTTGTCCTCCAGTACCTCCTCGGGGGGACGACCCAGTTCAGCTTCTACGCGACCGTCCTCGTCCCGCCGGCAGCCATAGTCATGGGAGTTGCGCTGAAGGAGCTCCTACGCTGGGAGGCATTCACGGACTCTCTATGGCTGTACATTGAGTGGCTGTTCGAGGTAAAGGACAGAATAAGGTTGAGACTGGGGAGGTGA
- a CDS encoding methyltransferase domain-containing protein, whose translation MLEGITEEKIREAVDMIKRGLDERKLRAKLGEDWELIAEIARARIRARDKFSREDLWMDLEGLRYATHEVVAKYRAERLREFGVKSVADVSCGIGIQLIFYAMKVEKAYGIDIDPLKVEFARRNAERYGVHNIEFINADSLSENTVEKVDAEVIFSDPARPPEMPERKLEDLLPSPLEVYEAYKSKTDAFIFDLPPQMRRERVPWEGEFEYIDLFGALNRLTFYTEPLARAERSAVILPAGVRLESNPDLENIVEWTERPGQYLYEIPQSVDYADLINELFYLLPAGTKMLLREKRRVLATGNEEVRSPYLKRTYAVVGIVPFHPVRINDFLRKDGFGRATLRISVPEGEYWKVRKRIEANLKGDRRAFVFQFGKMAIIAEGL comes from the coding sequence ATGCTCGAAGGGATTACCGAGGAAAAAATTAGAGAAGCCGTGGACATGATAAAGCGAGGTTTAGACGAGAGGAAGCTCCGCGCCAAGCTCGGTGAGGACTGGGAGCTCATAGCCGAGATAGCCCGGGCCAGAATAAGGGCAAGGGACAAGTTCTCCAGAGAAGATCTCTGGATGGATCTGGAAGGCCTGCGCTACGCCACTCACGAGGTCGTGGCAAAATACCGCGCCGAACGTCTGAGGGAGTTTGGCGTCAAAAGCGTTGCCGATGTTTCCTGCGGGATAGGGATACAGCTCATATTCTACGCGATGAAGGTCGAGAAGGCATATGGAATCGACATCGACCCCCTAAAGGTGGAGTTCGCGCGGAGGAACGCCGAGCGCTATGGGGTTCACAACATCGAGTTCATAAACGCCGATTCACTCAGTGAAAATACCGTCGAGAAGGTTGATGCTGAGGTAATATTCTCGGATCCAGCTCGACCCCCCGAAATGCCCGAGAGGAAACTGGAAGACCTCCTGCCGAGTCCCCTGGAGGTATACGAAGCCTACAAATCCAAAACTGACGCCTTCATCTTCGACCTACCTCCCCAGATGAGGCGCGAGAGGGTTCCCTGGGAGGGAGAGTTCGAGTACATAGACCTCTTCGGTGCACTCAACAGGCTGACCTTCTACACCGAACCTCTTGCAAGGGCAGAGAGGAGCGCCGTTATCCTGCCCGCTGGGGTGAGGCTTGAGAGCAATCCTGATCTGGAGAACATAGTTGAGTGGACAGAAAGGCCCGGCCAGTACCTCTACGAGATTCCCCAGAGCGTTGATTACGCCGACCTGATAAACGAGCTGTTCTACCTGCTCCCGGCCGGAACAAAGATGCTCCTCCGCGAGAAGAGGCGCGTTCTGGCGACGGGCAACGAGGAAGTCAGAAGCCCCTACCTCAAGAGAACCTACGCCGTTGTGGGCATCGTGCCTTTCCATCCGGTCAGGATAAACGACTTTCTCAGGAAGGATGGCTTTGGAAGGGCAACGCTCAGGATAAGCGTGCCCGAAGGCGAGTACTGGAAGGTCAGGAAAAGGATAGAGGCAAACCTGAAGGGCGATAGAAGGGCTTTCGTCTTCCAGTTCGGAAAGATGGCGATAATAGCGGAGGGACTATAG
- the eif1A gene encoding translation initiation factor eIF-1A — protein MVYHKGGRSGKKKNRQVQGDEVIRVPLPKEGQLFGVIEQALGSGWMDVRCEDGKLRRCRIPGKLKRRMWMRVGDVVIVQPWPVQTDERGDIVYRYTRTQVDWLLRKGKISQDFLTGGDMLF, from the coding sequence ATGGTGTACCACAAAGGTGGAAGAAGTGGAAAGAAAAAGAACCGTCAGGTTCAAGGTGACGAGGTTATCCGTGTTCCCCTGCCAAAGGAAGGACAGCTCTTCGGAGTGATAGAACAGGCCCTCGGCTCGGGATGGATGGACGTCCGCTGCGAGGACGGCAAGCTCAGGAGATGTAGAATTCCCGGTAAGCTGAAGAGGCGCATGTGGATGCGCGTTGGTGATGTGGTCATCGTTCAGCCCTGGCCGGTTCAGACAGACGAGAGGGGCGACATCGTCTACCGCTACACCAGAACCCAGGTCGACTGGCTCCTAAGGAAGGGCAAGATAAGCCAGGACTTCCTCACCGGTGGAGATATGCTCTTCTGA
- the glmS gene encoding glutamine--fructose-6-phosphate transaminase (isomerizing): MCGIIGYIGDRPACEVIVKGLKRLEYRGYDSAGIVTADGGRLYIKKGAGRIDELAEKLSFLEMPGKRGIGHTRWATHGIPNDINAHPQRDCTGRIALVHNGIIENFAELKEELIKKGHTFESDTDTEVIAHLIEDELKSGGSFEEAMRRALLRLKGSFALGIIYTEEPDRLYFVRNESPLVLGIGEGENFAASDVPAFLEYTNHVVFLDDREYAVITRDSWVVKNLDTGERIEKPVHEIEWNLEMAEKAGYPHFMLKEIYEQPRAIRDALHGNAGIIRSVAEEVARYEKIFIVAMGTSYHASLVAKYLFQRLAKKVPIVEDASEFRYEFEGLVDENTLVIAITQSGETADTLAAMKLAKRKGAKVLAIVNVVGSMATRIADFTLYTHAGPEIGVAATKTYTTQLTVLTMLAIELARVLGTAGEKELKRLEEELSTVPELVGKVLKHDESLRELAEELKEKKDFFYIGRGISVPTALEGALKLKEISYIHAEGLSAGELKHGPLALLEDGVPVVAIAPGGKTFDKMVSNIEESKARGAYIISLGDKGELKRVSDVFIEMPRMDELLTPIVYVVPLQILSYHLAVLRGNDPDKPRNLAKSVTVE, from the coding sequence GTGTGTGGAATTATCGGGTACATAGGGGACAGGCCGGCATGTGAGGTCATCGTTAAGGGCCTTAAAAGACTCGAATACCGCGGGTATGATTCGGCTGGAATCGTGACGGCCGACGGAGGACGGCTTTACATAAAGAAGGGCGCCGGGAGAATAGACGAACTCGCTGAGAAACTCAGCTTTCTCGAAATGCCCGGCAAGAGAGGAATCGGGCACACCCGCTGGGCCACCCACGGGATTCCAAACGACATTAACGCCCATCCCCAGAGGGACTGCACCGGCAGGATTGCCCTCGTCCACAACGGTATAATCGAGAACTTTGCGGAGCTGAAGGAGGAGTTGATTAAAAAAGGCCACACCTTTGAGAGCGACACCGACACCGAGGTTATAGCTCACCTTATAGAAGACGAACTCAAATCAGGTGGGAGTTTTGAGGAAGCAATGAGGAGGGCACTCCTCAGGCTCAAAGGCTCATTCGCGCTCGGCATAATATACACCGAAGAGCCGGACAGGCTGTACTTCGTGAGGAACGAGAGCCCCCTAGTGCTTGGGATTGGGGAGGGAGAGAACTTCGCCGCGAGCGACGTTCCGGCGTTCCTTGAGTACACGAACCATGTCGTGTTTCTGGACGACAGGGAGTACGCAGTCATAACCCGGGATTCATGGGTGGTTAAGAACCTCGATACAGGTGAGAGGATTGAAAAGCCCGTCCACGAGATAGAGTGGAACCTCGAGATGGCAGAAAAGGCTGGTTATCCCCACTTCATGCTCAAGGAGATATACGAACAGCCCAGAGCTATAAGGGACGCCCTCCACGGAAACGCCGGGATAATCCGCTCGGTGGCAGAGGAGGTGGCCAGATACGAGAAGATATTCATAGTGGCCATGGGCACTTCGTATCACGCCAGCTTAGTTGCCAAGTACCTCTTCCAGAGGCTCGCCAAGAAGGTTCCAATCGTTGAGGATGCCAGCGAGTTCCGCTACGAGTTCGAAGGCCTGGTGGATGAGAACACCCTAGTCATAGCCATAACCCAGAGCGGGGAAACGGCAGATACCCTCGCGGCCATGAAGCTGGCCAAAAGGAAGGGCGCAAAGGTTCTCGCGATAGTCAACGTTGTCGGGAGCATGGCGACCAGAATAGCCGACTTCACTCTCTACACCCACGCTGGGCCTGAGATAGGCGTCGCAGCAACAAAAACCTACACTACCCAGCTGACGGTCCTCACGATGCTCGCCATCGAGCTGGCGAGGGTTCTTGGAACCGCCGGGGAGAAAGAGCTCAAGAGACTGGAGGAAGAGCTCAGCACCGTCCCGGAACTTGTGGGGAAAGTTCTCAAGCACGATGAATCACTGAGGGAGCTTGCCGAGGAACTCAAGGAAAAGAAGGATTTCTTCTACATCGGCAGGGGCATAAGCGTTCCAACGGCCCTTGAAGGGGCACTCAAGCTCAAGGAGATAAGCTACATCCACGCGGAGGGATTAAGCGCAGGCGAGCTGAAGCACGGACCTCTCGCCCTGCTTGAGGACGGCGTCCCGGTCGTCGCGATAGCACCCGGCGGAAAGACCTTCGACAAGATGGTCTCAAACATCGAGGAATCCAAAGCCAGGGGAGCGTACATAATAAGCCTCGGCGATAAAGGTGAACTGAAAAGGGTCTCCGACGTTTTCATCGAGATGCCCCGGATGGACGAGCTCCTCACGCCGATAGTTTATGTTGTTCCCCTTCAGATACTCTCGTATCACCTGGCGGTCTTGAGGGGCAACGACCCCGATAAGCCGAGAAATCTGGCCAAGTCCGTAACTGTCGAATGA
- a CDS encoding PCNA-inhibitor codes for MDRKLDEFLRPASRRAAAGDERAGPRKKKKRLKSTSLDSFLPDEHLDYFKRLRIGSKKIRNARIEEL; via the coding sequence ATGGACAGGAAGCTCGACGAGTTCCTGAGGCCCGCGTCCCGGCGGGCTGCTGCGGGGGATGAACGGGCAGGGCCGCGTAAAAAGAAGAAACGGCTAAAATCAACCAGCCTTGACTCTTTTCTGCCCGACGAGCACCTGGACTATTTCAAAAGGCTCCGTATCGGTTCAAAAAAGATACGGAACGCCAGAATCGAGGAACTATAG
- a CDS encoding nucleotidyltransferase domain-containing protein has protein sequence MLEEIRETIAREVEKAGLALVEVILFGSRARGDFREDSDWDILVVIKEPLDRKKYRELWRGIYESLDVPADILIVSEDEFERLKDMKGYIYYYATKEGIKV, from the coding sequence ATGCTTGAAGAAATCAGGGAAACGATTGCCCGGGAAGTTGAAAAGGCAGGCCTGGCCCTTGTGGAAGTTATACTGTTTGGTTCCCGTGCGAGGGGAGACTTTCGGGAGGATTCCGACTGGGACATCCTCGTGGTGATCAAAGAGCCACTTGACAGGAAGAAATACCGCGAGCTGTGGAGGGGGATATACGAGAGCCTTGACGTCCCTGCGGACATATTGATAGTATCGGAGGACGAATTTGAAAGGCTCAAAGACATGAAGGGCTACATCTACTACTACGCCACCAAGGAAGGGATCAAGGTATGA
- the rnhB gene encoding ribonuclease HII translates to MLGKRLGGIDEAGRGPVIGPMVIAAVVVDEKNVPKLEELGVKDSKKLTPKKRERLFAEIITLLDDYVILELWPEEIDSRAGTLNEFEVENFVKALNSLKVKPDVIYIDAADVKEKRFGEEIRAKLNFEAEIIAEHKADDKFVPVSAASIIAKVTRDRAIEKLKGEYGEIGSGYPSDPRTRTFLENYYREHGEFPPIVRRSWKTLRKIEGRLRTELEVRKPKKKGQVSLEEFLKGQP, encoded by the coding sequence ATGTTGGGAAAAAGGCTTGGTGGAATCGACGAGGCAGGAAGGGGGCCTGTCATAGGCCCCATGGTAATAGCGGCAGTGGTTGTTGACGAGAAAAACGTTCCCAAGCTCGAAGAGCTCGGCGTTAAGGACTCCAAAAAGCTGACACCGAAGAAAAGGGAGAGACTGTTCGCTGAAATAATTACACTTTTAGACGATTATGTAATTCTGGAATTATGGCCGGAGGAGATAGACTCCCGCGCTGGAACGCTCAACGAGTTCGAGGTGGAGAACTTCGTTAAGGCCCTCAACTCGCTCAAGGTTAAGCCCGACGTGATATACATCGACGCCGCCGACGTGAAGGAGAAGCGCTTCGGAGAGGAGATAAGAGCAAAGCTGAACTTCGAGGCGGAGATAATAGCAGAGCACAAGGCAGACGACAAGTTCGTGCCGGTCTCTGCGGCTTCGATAATAGCAAAGGTGACCCGCGACAGGGCGATAGAAAAGCTGAAGGGGGAGTACGGTGAGATTGGAAGCGGCTATCCCAGCGACCCGAGGACGAGGACGTTCCTCGAAAACTACTACCGCGAGCACGGCGAGTTCCCGCCGATAGTCAGGCGGAGCTGGAAGACGCTGAGGAAGATAGAGGGGAGGTTGAGGACAGAGTTAGAGGTCAGAAAACCGAAGAAGAAAGGACAGGTCAGCCTGGAGGAGTTTCTGAAAGGGCAACCGTAG
- a CDS encoding metal ABC transporter permease has protein sequence MIPEYLIRALLASIMVSVLLGMLSPLINTKGLAFLTHAIFHALLLGAVLGMIFGLLLDNLSMVMLVALVVTVAVVLIIAHLEKLGFSPDSAVGIVASFVAGLTVLGFGVLYKVMAGKPYFPLSESIVSYLTGEIFLITLNDLTILVFGGALLFFVMLFLYRDFLYLSFDPDGLESYGGNTRAYLMILYVLVGAIGALIVQTVGLITLQVVAVLPGAIALMVRSDLRKVIGVSLFLTLGIQLSSVVLAYFTDIPPSGLATIMLGIIYGVLLFRR, from the coding sequence GTGATTCCGGAGTATCTGATACGGGCTCTCCTGGCCAGCATCATGGTCAGCGTCCTCCTCGGAATGCTCAGTCCACTCATCAACACCAAGGGACTTGCCTTCCTGACTCACGCCATTTTCCACGCCCTTCTCCTTGGTGCTGTTCTGGGAATGATATTCGGCCTCCTGCTCGACAACCTATCCATGGTGATGCTCGTCGCCCTCGTCGTAACGGTGGCAGTTGTGCTAATCATAGCCCACCTCGAGAAGCTCGGCTTCTCCCCGGATTCCGCCGTTGGAATAGTGGCAAGCTTTGTGGCGGGACTCACCGTTCTGGGATTCGGCGTTCTGTACAAGGTCATGGCCGGAAAGCCCTATTTCCCGCTCAGCGAGAGTATAGTATCGTACCTCACCGGTGAGATATTTCTAATAACCCTCAATGACCTCACCATCCTCGTGTTCGGGGGAGCGCTTCTCTTCTTCGTCATGCTCTTTCTCTACCGCGACTTCCTCTATCTGAGCTTTGACCCCGATGGGCTGGAGAGCTATGGCGGCAACACCCGTGCGTACCTGATGATCCTCTACGTCCTCGTCGGTGCGATTGGAGCGCTAATAGTCCAGACCGTTGGCCTGATAACGCTCCAAGTTGTCGCCGTCCTTCCGGGAGCGATAGCTCTCATGGTGAGGAGCGACCTCCGGAAGGTCATAGGCGTCAGCCTCTTCCTGACCCTGGGAATACAGCTATCCTCCGTAGTCCTTGCATACTTCACGGATATACCACCGAGCGGCCTGGCAACGATAATGTTGGGCATCATCTACGGCGTCCTTCTCTTCAGGAGGTGA
- a CDS encoding metal ABC transporter ATP-binding protein, translated as MAAIKAENLTITYDGVPAVEEVTFEIERGETLLLLGPNGAGKTTLIKTIACFHREYSGELRVFDRPPCEARELIGYVPQSHNLNERVPLTALEVVAMGGVYRKGFIHFKIPRGILEKAEEVLNFVGLAGLAGRLFRELSGGQKQRVLLARALISDPEILILDEPLSALDPSARAEVAGVLDKIKRERGITMVITTHDINPLIELGDKVMLLNKRLIAFGKPAEVLRDSVIKSVYGPLARVVPVEGKLFCITGDTHLHRHGGGGR; from the coding sequence ATGGCAGCGATAAAAGCAGAGAACCTCACCATAACCTACGATGGAGTACCCGCGGTGGAGGAAGTCACGTTCGAGATAGAGAGGGGTGAGACTCTACTCCTGCTCGGCCCCAACGGGGCAGGAAAAACAACCCTCATCAAGACGATAGCCTGTTTCCACAGGGAATATTCAGGGGAACTCAGGGTCTTTGACAGACCGCCCTGCGAGGCGAGGGAGCTTATAGGCTACGTACCCCAGAGCCACAACCTGAACGAGAGAGTCCCGCTAACCGCCCTCGAAGTCGTCGCCATGGGCGGGGTCTACAGGAAGGGCTTCATTCACTTCAAGATACCCCGGGGAATACTTGAGAAGGCCGAGGAGGTCCTCAACTTCGTTGGTCTGGCAGGTTTGGCCGGCAGGCTCTTCCGTGAGCTCAGCGGCGGCCAAAAGCAGCGCGTTTTGCTCGCCCGGGCGCTCATTAGCGATCCGGAGATTCTCATTCTGGATGAACCGTTGTCCGCCCTCGATCCCAGTGCCAGAGCCGAAGTGGCCGGGGTTCTGGACAAGATAAAAAGGGAGAGGGGCATAACCATGGTGATAACCACCCACGACATAAACCCCCTGATCGAGCTCGGAGATAAGGTAATGCTCCTCAACAAACGACTGATTGCCTTTGGAAAACCCGCCGAGGTTTTAAGAGATAGCGTAATCAAGTCTGTCTACGGCCCCCTGGCGAGGGTCGTGCCGGTTGAAGGCAAGCTGTTCTGCATAACCGGCGACACTCACCTCCACAGACATGGGGGTGGGGGCAGGTGA
- a CDS encoding HEPN domain-containing protein — translation MREDSREWFHKGDEDLKAAKILYREGLYALSCFHSQQAIEKYLKAFLVEKGQEISKTHNLKFLINECREIDPAFAELLKRGVHYLTEYAVEVRYPGIYVPEKEDAEEALKLAEFSREFIAGKLRVQSL, via the coding sequence ATGAGGGAAGACTCCCGGGAATGGTTCCATAAGGGGGACGAGGACTTAAAAGCTGCCAAGATACTTTACAGGGAGGGTTTATACGCCCTATCCTGCTTTCACTCCCAGCAGGCCATTGAGAAATATTTGAAGGCCTTCCTTGTCGAGAAGGGGCAAGAGATATCCAAAACACACAACTTGAAGTTCCTGATCAACGAATGCAGGGAGATTGACCCGGCCTTTGCCGAGCTCCTAAAAAGAGGGGTGCACTACCTAACTGAATATGCTGTTGAAGTCAGATATCCTGGCATTTATGTGCCAGAAAAAGAGGACGCGGAGGAAGCCCTGAAGCTTGCCGAGTTCTCAAGGGAGTTCATCGCAGGGAAGCTAAGAGTTCAGTCCCTTTAA